The following are encoded together in the Mustela nigripes isolate SB6536 chromosome 11, MUSNIG.SB6536, whole genome shotgun sequence genome:
- the SNN gene encoding stannin codes for MSIMDHSPSTGVVTVIVILIAIAALGALILGCWCYLRLQRISQSEDEESIVGDGETKEPFLLVQYSAKGPCVERKAKLTPSGPEVHG; via the coding sequence ATGTCTATTATGGACCACAGCCCCAGCACGGGCGTGGTCACGGTCATCGTCATCCTCATTGCCATCGCTGCCCTGGGGGCCTTGATCCTGGGCTGCTGGTGCTACCTGCGGCTGCAGCGCATCAGCCAGTCGGAGGACGAGGAGAGCATCGTGGGCGATGGCGAGACCAAGGAGCCCTTCCTGCTGGTGCAGTACTCCGCCAAGGGACCGTGCGTGGAGAGAAAGGCCAAGCTGACCCCGAGCGGCCCAGAAGTCCACGGCTGA